The window CGCGCGAGTGAACCGCCGACGCTGATCCGGCGCACGCCAAGATCGGCAGCTTCCTGCAATGACAGCCCGGAGCCGCCGATCAACAGGTTGAACGGCTTGGGTGCGACAGCCTTCACCACCGCGGCGATGTCCTCGCGGCTCTTCAAGCCCGGCGCGTAGAGACAATCGGCGCCCGCATCGGCGTAAGCGGTGAGCCGGTCGATCACGAGCTTGAGGTCGGTCACGCCCCACAGATAAGCCTCGCAGCGACCGACCAACAGCGCGCCGCTATCGCCGATCGCCTTGCGCGACGCCTTGATGCGCTCGACTGCGAGCGCGCGCTCGTAGATCGGATTGTCCTTGTCGCCGGTGGAATCCTCGATCGACAGGCCGGCAACGCCGGTGCGCACACAGCGCTCGACATTGTCCGCGACCTTGTCCGGCTCGACCGCAAAGCCGCCCTCGAAATCCGCGTTCACGGGGATGTCGACCGACGTGCTCAATGCTGCCAGATGCTGACAGACGTCCTCGACGGAGACATGGTTGTCGGCCTTGCCGATGGTCCAGGCAAAGCCCGCACTCGACGACGCGAGTGCCTTGAAACCGAGATGCTGCAACGCTTTCGCGCTGCCGACGTCGACCGGATTGGGCAGGATGAAGCAGCCGCTCTCGTGCAGCTTCCTGAAGGTCGCCCGCTTGTCAGCAGTTGTCACATGCATGTTTCTCTCCTTTGTGGGCCGCGCAGAGATGGGGACGTGCCGTCGCGCGCGCTAGTGCGCGTCGTGTACCGCGCGACTGTCCTTCGGCGCCTGCTCGCGATCATTCATGCTGTAGTCGCGGATGACGCTGGCGATCCGCAGATGATAATCGGCGAAGATTTTTGCGCGGCCCTTCGCCTGGGTGCGGCGGTGCTCCATCGTGTTGCGCCAGGCTTGCACGGCCGCCTCGTCCCGCCAGAACGACACCGACAAGATCTTGCCCTTGTCGGTCAGGCTCTCGAAACGCTCGACCGAGATGAAGCCGTCGATGGTTTGCAGGATCGGCTTGAGGTCGGCCGCGAGGTCGAAATAATCCTGGCGGTGTTCCGGCTTCGGCCAGACCTCGAAGATCACGGCGATCATGGGCGTCTCTCCTTGAGTTGATGGCCTACGATACCACTTACAAAACCACTTGGCGCAGAAACGTGCGCTCTTCCGCGAGGATGAATTTGTGCTCCTCGGCGAAGTGGAAGTTCGCCATGCCTTCCGTATCCTGACGCAGCCGGGCGCGATAGGCCTCATACGCAGCCAGACTCTCGAAGGTGATCAGCGCAAACGCGATGTTGTTGGTGCCCTCGTGCGGCATGAAATAGCCGATCAGATCGCCGCCGCATTTCGGGATGATGGTGAGCCAGCGCTTCGAGTATTCCTCGAACTGCGCGCGCTTGAACGGATCGAGCTGGTAGCGGATGAAGACGGTGACGGACATCTAAGTTTCCTCTTCCTTGTTTGCGCGAGCGAAGCGCCAGCTCCTCATCCTGAGGAGCTGGCGCAGCAAGCGTCTCGAAGGATGAAGGCCCCGCCGGTGGCCTCGCCCTTCGAGACGCGCGCAAGAGCGCGCTCCTCAGGTGAGGATCGAGATTTCAGTTTTGCTACGCCGTTCGCTCGCAATGACGAGCAACCCCACGCTACGCGCTTGCCCCACCGCAATGCTTCGGCTATCATCGAAGCATGAAATCAGGTCCAGACATCGCCATGATCGCCTCGCTCGTCGGCGATCCCGCACGCGCCAACATGCTCACGGCGCTGATGAACGGCCGCGCGCTCACCGCAAGCGAGCTGGCGCAGGAGGCCGGCATCACGCCGCAGACCGCGAGCTCGCATCTTTCCAAGCTCGAGGCCGGTGGCCTGATCGAGCCGGAGAAGCAGGGCCGCCACCGCTACTATCGCCTCACCGACGACGACGTCGCCGGCGTGCTGGAGGGCCTTGCGGGCCTCGCCGCACGGACCGGCCATATGCGCGTGCGCACCGGCCCGAAGGATCCGGCGCTGCGGCGCGCGCGGATCTGCTACGACCATCTCGCCGGCGATCTCGGCGTGCAGATGCTCGACACCCTGCGCGCGCAAAACCTGGTCAGGCAGAAGAAGCAGGAGATCGAGCTGACGGCGGAGGGCGAGCGCTTCCTGGCGAAGCATTTGCAGATCTCGCCCGACATGCTCGCCCATCCGCGCCGGCCGGTCTGCAAGGCCTGCCTCGACTGGAGCGAGCGGCGCCACCATCTCGCCGGCACGCTCGGCGCCGCGATGATGCAGCGTTTCGCCGAGCTGAAATGGGCCGCCCGCGACGCCACGCCCGGCAGCCGCGTGGTGAATTTTACGCGCACCGGCGAGAAACAGTTCGCCGCGTTGTTCGGTGACGGGAAGGACTGAACACAAACGCGTGTGAACTGACGTCTCTCGCTTGACCCGGCCATCCACGTGTTTATGGCCACGGTTGTCACACACAGAGACCCCCATGATCCGCCTCCTTCCGACGGCGCTCGTCGTCGCCCTGATCGCCTCTGCGCTCACCTCCACGCGCGCCGCCGACACCGCCCCGCGCGAGCCTTACGGCATCGCGCTCGAAGGCTTTGCCTATCCCTATCCCGTGCACCTGCTGCCTGTTGTCAATGACGGCGAGCAGCTCAGAATGGCCTATATGGACGTGCCGCCTGCGCAGCCGAACGGCCGCACCGTCGTGCTGCTGCACGGGCGCAATTTCCCGTCGAGCTACTGGGCGCCTGTTATCAAGATGCTGAGCGAGGCCGGCTTCCGCGTCGTGGTGCCGGACCAGATCGGCTTCGGCAAATCCTCCAAGCCGATCGGCGAATTGCATTTCGACACTCTGGCGCGCAACACCATCGCGCTGCTCGATCACCTCAAGATCGACAAGGCCGAGATCGTCGCCCATTCGCTCGGCGGCATGCTGGGCGTCCGCATCGCCCGGGCCTTTCCGGACCGCGTCGCCCACCTTGTTCTGACGGCCCCGATCGGGCTGGAAGACTACCGCCTCTATGTGCCGCCGACTCCGACCGAGAAGATCATCGAGACCGAGGACAAGCTCACGGCCGAGGGCTATCGCAAGCAGCTCCAGACCAACTATGCAATCAAGCTGCCGCCGGACGCGATCACGCCGTTCATCGACGCCCGCTTCAACATCAAGGGCAGCCCTGATTATTCGCGCTGGCTGCGCGCCTTCGTCAGTTCCGGCCAGATGATCTATCGCGAGCCGGTGGCGCACGAGATCGCACTGATCACCGAGCCGACGCTGTTCATCATGGGCGCCGACGACCACAACGCACCGGGCCGACCGAACGCGCCCGAGGCGCTGCGCGCGAAAATGGGAGAGAACGCCGAGCTTGCGAAGGCACTCGCGGCGAAGATGCCGAATGCGCGGGCCGAGGTGATCCCGGACACCGGCCATCTCGTCTTCCTGGAGGCGCCTGAGAAGTACAAGGAGCTGGTGCTGGGTTTTCTCGGCCGCTAGCGACATTGCTGTCGTCCGGAGCCGCGTGCGGGGAATGTTCATGCCGCATTCAGGTCATGATTGGCAGATTTGGCTCGCGTCGTATCGTCATGTTGCGATTTTAACGTGTCGAATCGTGTCTTTTGATTCATGGTGCGCCGAAAGCGCCAAGCCCTCCTAGAACCTGCCCCAATCCTGCCCCCAAAACCTACCCCAAGGACGAGAAGGAAGACCAAATGAAATACCTGTTTGCCGCCGTGATGCTCGCCAGCGCGGTCGTTGGTTTCAGCGAGGCGGCCAGCGCCGCCGGCGGTTGCGGCCCCGGCTGGTATCGCGGCGCCTATGGCGGCTGCCGCCCGATGCGCGGTCCGGTCGTTGTCCGCCCGGGTCCGATCGTGGTTGCGCCGGCCCCTGTCGTGGTCGTGCCGCGCGCGCGCGTGTGCCCCTACGGCTTCCGCTGGTACGCCGGCCGCTGCCGCCCGTTCTGATCTCGTTTTTTTCGCATAGCGAAACGGCCGCGCGGCGAAAGCCTGCGCGGCCATTTTCTTTTTGAGCGCCTGACGTCGCACCGGGATGTTTCGAATCAGAACGGGGACCGTGATCGCGGTCCCCGTTCAAGCCTCGCTTAGCGCAACGCTTACCAATGGCGGCGGTGCCAGCGCCGGCGATGCCAGCCCCGGTGACGGCGGCGCCAACCCCAATGACGGTGATGGCCGTGCCAGTGCACCTGCTCCGGCTTCAACTGCGCGGCTTCATCGCTGCTCGTGACTGCGGGATGAGCGTCGGGATTGCCTTGCGGCTTGCTGGGATCACCGAGCGGCTGCGGCGCCAGCGGCGCGGCCTGTGCGGCGGTCGTGAACGCGGCCGCTCCGGCCGCAACACCGATTGCAACTTTCAAAAAGTTCCGGCGCTCCATGACTTCTTTCCTCTTGGATGGTCGTGCCAGTGATGCAGAGGAAGTGTCGCGGTGATGACATGAACCGAAGCTGAATCGCGCGTTCAGCTTCGTCGCGTAGGTGGCAGGAGAATTCGCAGCGCCGTAGCCCGGTGCTCTATTTCCCGAACTCCTGCGCCAGCACCAGCAACTCGCGCGTGCGCGTCACCTCGGGCCAATCGCGGTTGAAATCAGCCACCAGCTGCGTCAGCGCACCGCCCTTCAGCATGGCCTGCAGCGCAGCCTCGCTCTCGAACTGATACATCGCCTGATGCAGTGACGGATCGTCGAGGCTCCAGAATCGCCAGGCCTTGCTCACACCGAAGGCCTTCATCGCGTCGGGCAGATGTTCGGTCTCGTACCATCTGTCGAAGGCGGCGCGCTTGCCGGCATCGGTGACGATGGCGCGGACGACGAAGAAGGCTGACGGCATCGGATTTCCTCCTGTTGGTTGGGGTGAGACTAGCCGGTTACGCCGACGACGACAAAAAGAGTTGGCGACCGTGTCGGACCGCGCGCCCCTCGTCCGTCCTATGCGCGAGACAGCACGGAGACGACCTATGGCCGACCTCACCCTCACCACCTTCGACTGGGTTCCCCCGCCCCCGCGCGGTTTCGTGCGCGACCTTCGGGTGCGCTGGGCGCTCGAAGAGGCCGCATTGCCCTATCGCGTCGCGAGCGCGCCGTTCGACGGGCGCGGCGCCGAGCATCTTGCGCACCAGCCGTTCGGGCAGGTGCCGTGGCTGACCGACGGCGATCTCTCGATCTTCGAGAGCGGCGCGATCCTGCTGCATCTCGGCGGCCTCAGCGCGAAGCTGATGCCAACAGATCCGCGCGGCCGCAACCAAGCCACGGAATGGCTGTTCGCCGCGCTCAATTCGGTGGAGATGGCGAGCCTGCCCTGGTCGATGTCGAAGTTCATGGGTCATCCGAGCGATACGGCCGCGTGGAAATTCGTCGACGACTTCCTCAAACTCCGCCTCAAGCACATGGAGGCGGTGCTGGCCAACCGCGAATGGCTGGCAGGCACGTTCTCCGTCGCCGACATCCTGATGTCGGACGTGCTGCGCATCGTCGATCAGTTCGATGGGCTCGCGGACAGTCCCGCCTGCCGCGCCTACGTCGCGCGCGCCACCGCCCGCCCGGCCTTCGCCAAGGCCCACGCCGACCAGATGGCGCATTTCGCTGCGGCGGACGCGACCCGCTGACGCAGCGCGGGGTGTGACGTGCCTCACATAATGAATCCGGCGATGGCCGTAGGGTCACGGCCATCAAATCAACCCTGCGGAAGGTGACACATGGCCCGCATCGCATATCTCAGAGACCAGCTTGCCCGCGCCGAACGGCTGGCAAAGGCGATCCTCGACCGGCAAACCGCGGAGCAGCTTCAGGCGTTTGCAGCCGAATGCCGCGAGGAGCTGCAGGTTTTGTCGCGCAGGGTTGCGGCGTAAGGCTGCTCGGTTACACGAGCTTCATCGGCGTGTCGGCGACCACGCGAAGGTCGATGCGGCTGATCAGTTGAGACCGAAGCGCCTCCGCATCGCCGATGGCCTCGTCAGTCTGCCGCAGCGTACTGACGTTCGAGCCGAGCGAGACGATTCCGCCGAGCACGAGAGCTACCGAGCCGAGCGCGGCGGTCTGCCCCGTCCCGAGCAGACCGAGGATCGTGATCAGCAACAGTGCAGCCCCGCCGCCGATGGCAATCTTGGATGCCAAAATATACTTCCGGCATCGCTCGGCAGTCTCGGCCAGCGCCGCAATCCGGTCTTCAATGTCTGAAATCTCGTCGGTCGGATCGTCTTCGGTCATCGGATTCGGATCGAGGATGCCAAGTCAGAAACAAGATCAGTAGCCCGCATGAGCGAAGCGACATGCGGGAGTCGGATAGAGAACCCGGATATCGCTACGCTCATCCGGGCTACAAGTCCGCTTACAACGGCAAATTGTCGTGCTTCTTCGCCGGCGTTTCCACTTTCTTGTCCTTCAGCATCGACAGCGCCCGCGCGATGCGCTTGCGGGTCGAGTGCGGCATGATGACGTCGTCGATGTAGCCGCGCTCGGCGGCGATGAAGGGGGAGAGGAAGCGGTCTTCGTATTCCTTGGTGCGCGCGGCGATTTTGTCGGGGTCGCCGATGTCGGCCCGGAAGATGATCTCGACCGCGCCCTTGGCGCCCATCACCGCGATCTGGGCGGTCGGCCAGGCGTAGTTCATGTCGGCGCCGATCTCCTTGGAGGCCATGACGTCGAAGGCGCCGCCATAGGCTTTTCGGGTGATGATGGTGACCAGCGGCACGGTGCACTGCGAGTACGCAAACAGCAGTTTCGCGCCGTGCTTGATCAGGCCGCCATATTCCTGCGCGGTGCCGGGCAGGAAGCCCGGCACGTCGACGAAGGTGACGATCGGGATGTTGAAGGCATCGCAGAAACGAACGAAGCGCGCCGCCTTCCGAGAAGCGTCGCTGTCGAGCACGCCGGCCAGCACCATCGGCTGGTTGGCGACGAAGCCGACCGTGCGGCCCGCGATGCGGCCGAACCCGGTGACGATGTTCTTGGCAAAGGCATCCGCGATCTCGAAGAAGTCGCCCTCGTCCACGACCTTGAGGATCAGCTCCTTCATGTCGTAGGGCTTGTTCGGATTGTCGGGGATCAACGTGTCGAGCGACATGTCGACCCGGCCGATGTCGTCAAAGCTCGGCCATTCCGGCACGCCGTCGGTGTTGTTGGATGGCAGGAAGTCGATCAGGCGGCGCATCTGCAACAGCGTCTCGACGTCGTTCTCGAAGGCGCCGTCGGCGATCGAGGAACGCGTGGCATGCACGGAAGCGCCGCCGAGCTCTTCCGCCGTGACGACCTCGTTGGTGACGGTCTTCACGACGTCGGGGCCAGTGACAAACATGTAGCTGGTGTTCTTCACCATGAAGATGAAGTCGGTCATCGCAGGCGAATAGACGTCGCCGCCGGCGCAGGGGCCCATGATGACGGAGATCTGCGGGATCACGCCGGAGGCGAGCACGTTGCGGCGGAACACGTAGGAATAGCCGGCGAGCGCTGCGACGCCTTCCTGGATGCGGGCGCCGCCCGCGTCATAGAGGCCGATGATGGGCGCACGCGCCTTCATCGCCATGTCCTGAAGCTTTGTAATTTTCAGCGCGTGCGTTTCCGACAGCGAGCCGCCGAACACCGTGAAGTCCTTGGCGAAGACAAAGGTCTTGCGGCCATTGACGGTGCCCCAACCGGTGACGACGCCGTCGCCGGGCACCTTGTTCTTCTCCATGCCGAACTCGGTGGAGCGATGCTCGACGAACATGTCCAATTCCTCGAACGATCCCTTGTCGAGCAAGAGCTCGATGCGCTCGCGCGCGGTCAGCTTGCCGCGGGCGTGCTGCGCCTCGATGCGCTTCTCGCCGCCACCGAGCTTTGCGCCGGCGCGACGGTCTTCAAGGGCGTCCAGGATATTCTTCATTTGCTCCCGCCAGTTCTTAGCCTAAATGCGATTGCCGGGGGTTCTAACACGGCATTTTGCGGGCCGGGAAGCGGCTTTCGGTCCCGCAGGGCTGCCTTGCCGCAGCGGGAAAGCGCAAGGAATTTCAAAGTTTTGCCTGGGAGACGAGCATGGCCGAAGGAGCGGCCGAGACCGGCGCGGCGACGGGCGGCGTCAACACCCTGCTGCGGCTGGAGGGCCTGACCCTGTTTGTGGGGATGGTGATGCTCTACTGGGCCTGGGACGGCTCATGGCTGGTGTTCGCACTGCTGTTCTTCGTCCCCGATCTCAGCTTCCTGGCATACCTGTCGGACGCCAAACTCGGCGCGATGGTCTACAACGCCGCCCACAGCTACATGGCGCCGGTCGCGCTGCTGACGCTCGGCTTCGGCCTCGCCTCGCCGCTCACCCTGTCCATCGCCTTGATCTGGCTCGCCCATATCGGTATCGACCGGGCGCTGGGCTATGGCCTGAAATATTCGGCCGGGTTCGGCTTCACCCATCTCGGCCGGATCGGCCGGCAGAAGGATACCTGACGCAGTTGCAAATCTGGCCCTGCCCGGTTGACCGGGCGCGGCGATTCAGGCTTGCTCCAAGCTTGCGATCAGGCGCCGAATGTTGCGTGAGCTCAGTCGGTACGGCGGCGGTCATCATTTCCGGCTGCAAGCATCACCTCATGTCCGCGACGGTCGTTCCACTGCCGCCGAACCCATCGTCCGAAACCACCGACTTCCTGCGGCGCATGGCCAGCATGGTGTCGGGGCGGAACGGCGAGATGCTGCTGCGCGCCGCCGCGCTGATCGAGTCGCTGACGCAACGGGCGATGTCGGCGGAACGCCTCTATCACCGGGAGCACGAAGAGAACACGCGCAACAGCGAGCTGCGCGAGGCCGGTGAGATGGCGTCCGACGCCATGGTCAAGCAAATCGACGGGCTGCGCAGCCAGCTTGCCGAGGTCACCGCGGCCGCGGCGGCCGAGCGCGCGGCATTCGATGCCGAGCGCGGCAAGCTGCTCGGCCTGATGCAGCAGGCCGAGAGCCATATCGGCCAGCTCACAAGCGAGCTGGAGACGCTGCACGCCTCGATCGACAGCTACAACGAGACCGCCATCTCCGTGCCGATCGAGGTGCTGCGGCTGGCGCGCACCCAGTTCGATTTCCTCTCCGCCGGCTTTGCGCGCAAGGGCGACGTCATCTCGCAGGCGATGAGCGAAATTGGCGGTTTTGCGATCGACCAGGCGTTGACGGTGAAGAAGGCCGATCCCGCCTGAGGCGGGCCGCCGGCTTGCGTCAATTTGACAGCGCGCAGGCCCGTTGTTCTACTCACTGAAAATCACGGGGGAGGATCCGATGCCGACGGCATTCCGCGTCGCCATGGCGCTCTGCATTTCAACGCTGTTCGCCGGCATGGGCGCCAACGCGCAATCGCTTCCCAGGGAAGTCGCTACCCGCGCCGAGATCTACCCGATCCCCTCGCTCACCCTCTCCGACCAGCAATTCCTCAGCGGCGACGCCGCAGCCGGAAAGCCGGTGACGGTCGCCGGCGAACTGCGCGTGGCGCAAGGCAGCGGAAAACTCCCCGTCGTGGTGCTGATGCACGGCTCGAGCGGCGTCGGCGCCACGACCGAAGCCTGGGTGCACGCGTTCAACGCCATGGGCATCTCGACCTTCGTGATCGACGGCTTTACCGGCCGCGGACTGACGGTGGTGGGGCCGAACCAGGCCCTGCTCGGCCGCCTCAACCTCGTCGTCGACATCTACCGCTCGCTGGAGATCCTCGCCAAACATCCCCGCGTCGATCCTGATCGCATCGTGCTGATGGGCTTTTCACGCGGCGGACAGGCGACGCTCTATGCGAGCCTCAACCGCTTCCACAAGCTCTGGAACAAGTCCGGCATCCAGTTCGCCGCCTACATTCCGTTCTACCCCGACTGCTCGACGACCTATCAGAACGACACCGACATCGCCGCGCGCCCAATCCGCATCTTCCACGGCACGCCCGACGACTACAATCCCGTGAAGAGCTGCAAGGCTTTCGTCGAGCGACTCAAGACGGCCGGCCGCGACGTGGTGCTGACCGAATACCCCGACAGCGCGCACGGTTTTGACAGTGGGCTGCTCGGCGTCAAGACGGTTGCCGTGTCCACCGGCGCGCAGACGGTGCGCAACTGCCAGATCCGCGAAGGCGATGGCGGCGTGCTGATGAACGCCGATACGAAAGCGCCGTTCACCTACCAGGATTCTTGCGTCGAGCTCAATCCGCATGTCGGCGGCAATCCAGCGACAGCCGCCGAGTCGCGCAAGGCCGTGGTGGAGTTTTTGCAAGTGTTGTTCAAGCTGGGTTAGGCCAGCGCAACATACTCCGTCATTGCGAGCGCAGCGAAGCAATCCAGAATCTTTCCGCCGAGGCAGTCTGGATTGCTTCGTCGCTTCGCTCCTCGCAATGACGAAGGCTACGGCTCGCCTGGCTTGAACGGCTCCTGCTTGTCCGGCGGCACGGTCTCCTCGGCCATTGCCAGCAGCATCGCGACCATCACGTAATTGCCGGCGACTGCGGTGAGGTCGACAATCTGCTGGTCATTGAACACCTTCTTCGCGCGCGCATAGGTTTCGTCGCCGACCTTCCTGGTCGTGGTGAGTTCGGTGACGAAGTCGTACACGACGGCCTCGTCCTCGGCCATATTCGCAGGCCGCTTGTTGGCCTTCAGCTCCGCGATGATCTCGGGCGACAGACCCGCCTTCGCCGCGAGCGGCGCATGGGCGTACCACTCGACCTGCGAGCGCCATTGCCGCCCGATGATCAGGATCGCGAACTCGTTGAGTTTTGTCGGGACCGAGGTCTCCCAGCGCAGATAGTGGAACAGGTCGAACAGGCGCTGGCCGAGCACCGGGCTGCGGATCATCGGATTGTAGGGACCGCCGATGCCGACGCTCGAGACCTTCATGATCTGCTCGCCGAGCGGCTTCTGCTTGGCGTCGAGCTGGTCCATCGTGAGTTGCGGAAAGCGCGGCTCCCTGCTGGTGGCGGGACCGGCAAACATTGTAGCGGCGAGCCAGCCGCCCGCCGCGGCGAGTGTGAGCGACGACAGCCAGAGTGGCGTTGAGTTCATGTTGTCCTCCCGGTTTTTCTTGACCGGGGGATGCTAGTCGAGCAACGCCAGCGTGATAGCGCTAGATCGTGCCGATCTCGGCAAGGCAGGCTTGCGTCAGGGGCATGCGCTCGCCGACCAGATGCGGCTCCTTGCAGTCCATATTGAGCGCGAACACGGTGTGCGCTTCGCCCTTCTCGGCCCAGCCCACCATCCAGCCCAGCGATGGCTCGCCGCGCTCGGCGCCAAGCAGCC of the Bradyrhizobium sp. WSM1417 genome contains:
- a CDS encoding oxaloacetate decarboxylase, with protein sequence MHVTTADKRATFRKLHESGCFILPNPVDVGSAKALQHLGFKALASSSAGFAWTIGKADNHVSVEDVCQHLAALSTSVDIPVNADFEGGFAVEPDKVADNVERCVRTGVAGLSIEDSTGDKDNPIYERALAVERIKASRKAIGDSGALLVGRCEAYLWGVTDLKLVIDRLTAYADAGADCLYAPGLKSREDIAAVVKAVAPKPFNLLIGGSGLSLQEAADLGVRRISVGGSLARAAWGGFMRAAKEMAEKGTFTELGSGYPGGELNKMFS
- a CDS encoding antibiotic biosynthesis monooxygenase codes for the protein MIAVIFEVWPKPEHRQDYFDLAADLKPILQTIDGFISVERFESLTDKGKILSVSFWRDEAAVQAWRNTMEHRRTQAKGRAKIFADYHLRIASVIRDYSMNDREQAPKDSRAVHDAH
- a CDS encoding NIPSNAP family protein encodes the protein MSVTVFIRYQLDPFKRAQFEEYSKRWLTIIPKCGGDLIGYFMPHEGTNNIAFALITFESLAAYEAYRARLRQDTEGMANFHFAEEHKFILAEERTFLRQVVL
- a CDS encoding winged helix-turn-helix domain-containing protein; this encodes MKSGPDIAMIASLVGDPARANMLTALMNGRALTASELAQEAGITPQTASSHLSKLEAGGLIEPEKQGRHRYYRLTDDDVAGVLEGLAGLAARTGHMRVRTGPKDPALRRARICYDHLAGDLGVQMLDTLRAQNLVRQKKQEIELTAEGERFLAKHLQISPDMLAHPRRPVCKACLDWSERRHHLAGTLGAAMMQRFAELKWAARDATPGSRVVNFTRTGEKQFAALFGDGKD
- a CDS encoding alpha/beta fold hydrolase is translated as MIRLLPTALVVALIASALTSTRAADTAPREPYGIALEGFAYPYPVHLLPVVNDGEQLRMAYMDVPPAQPNGRTVVLLHGRNFPSSYWAPVIKMLSEAGFRVVVPDQIGFGKSSKPIGELHFDTLARNTIALLDHLKIDKAEIVAHSLGGMLGVRIARAFPDRVAHLVLTAPIGLEDYRLYVPPTPTEKIIETEDKLTAEGYRKQLQTNYAIKLPPDAITPFIDARFNIKGSPDYSRWLRAFVSSGQMIYREPVAHEIALITEPTLFIMGADDHNAPGRPNAPEALRAKMGENAELAKALAAKMPNARAEVIPDTGHLVFLEAPEKYKELVLGFLGR
- a CDS encoding GCG_CRPN prefix-to-repeats domain-containing protein; the protein is MKYLFAAVMLASAVVGFSEAASAAGGCGPGWYRGAYGGCRPMRGPVVVRPGPIVVAPAPVVVVPRARVCPYGFRWYAGRCRPF
- a CDS encoding twin-arginine translocation signal domain-containing protein, which codes for MERRNFLKVAIGVAAGAAAFTTAAQAAPLAPQPLGDPSKPQGNPDAHPAVTSSDEAAQLKPEQVHWHGHHRHWGWRRRHRGWHRRRWHRRHW
- a CDS encoding glutathione S-transferase family protein, which encodes MADLTLTTFDWVPPPPRGFVRDLRVRWALEEAALPYRVASAPFDGRGAEHLAHQPFGQVPWLTDGDLSIFESGAILLHLGGLSAKLMPTDPRGRNQATEWLFAALNSVEMASLPWSMSKFMGHPSDTAAWKFVDDFLKLRLKHMEAVLANREWLAGTFSVADILMSDVLRIVDQFDGLADSPACRAYVARATARPAFAKAHADQMAHFAAADATR
- a CDS encoding acyl-CoA carboxylase subunit beta; amino-acid sequence: MKNILDALEDRRAGAKLGGGEKRIEAQHARGKLTARERIELLLDKGSFEELDMFVEHRSTEFGMEKNKVPGDGVVTGWGTVNGRKTFVFAKDFTVFGGSLSETHALKITKLQDMAMKARAPIIGLYDAGGARIQEGVAALAGYSYVFRRNVLASGVIPQISVIMGPCAGGDVYSPAMTDFIFMVKNTSYMFVTGPDVVKTVTNEVVTAEELGGASVHATRSSIADGAFENDVETLLQMRRLIDFLPSNNTDGVPEWPSFDDIGRVDMSLDTLIPDNPNKPYDMKELILKVVDEGDFFEIADAFAKNIVTGFGRIAGRTVGFVANQPMVLAGVLDSDASRKAARFVRFCDAFNIPIVTFVDVPGFLPGTAQEYGGLIKHGAKLLFAYSQCTVPLVTIITRKAYGGAFDVMASKEIGADMNYAWPTAQIAVMGAKGAVEIIFRADIGDPDKIAARTKEYEDRFLSPFIAAERGYIDDVIMPHSTRKRIARALSMLKDKKVETPAKKHDNLPL
- a CDS encoding DUF4260 domain-containing protein; this translates as MAEGAAETGAATGGVNTLLRLEGLTLFVGMVMLYWAWDGSWLVFALLFFVPDLSFLAYLSDAKLGAMVYNAAHSYMAPVALLTLGFGLASPLTLSIALIWLAHIGIDRALGYGLKYSAGFGFTHLGRIGRQKDT
- a CDS encoding dienelactone hydrolase family protein, yielding MPTAFRVAMALCISTLFAGMGANAQSLPREVATRAEIYPIPSLTLSDQQFLSGDAAAGKPVTVAGELRVAQGSGKLPVVVLMHGSSGVGATTEAWVHAFNAMGISTFVIDGFTGRGLTVVGPNQALLGRLNLVVDIYRSLEILAKHPRVDPDRIVLMGFSRGGQATLYASLNRFHKLWNKSGIQFAAYIPFYPDCSTTYQNDTDIAARPIRIFHGTPDDYNPVKSCKAFVERLKTAGRDVVLTEYPDSAHGFDSGLLGVKTVAVSTGAQTVRNCQIREGDGGVLMNADTKAPFTYQDSCVELNPHVGGNPATAAESRKAVVEFLQVLFKLG
- a CDS encoding carboxymuconolactone decarboxylase family protein, giving the protein MNSTPLWLSSLTLAAAGGWLAATMFAGPATSREPRFPQLTMDQLDAKQKPLGEQIMKVSSVGIGGPYNPMIRSPVLGQRLFDLFHYLRWETSVPTKLNEFAILIIGRQWRSQVEWYAHAPLAAKAGLSPEIIAELKANKRPANMAEDEAVVYDFVTELTTTRKVGDETYARAKKVFNDQQIVDLTAVAGNYVMVAMLLAMAEETVPPDKQEPFKPGEP